The nucleotide sequence CCTTCTGTTCTCCTTCGTCATAACTGTCTCCTTTCTATGCCGATAGCATTATTACGGCTATCGGTATAATGGCACAAAAAAACACCGATGTCAACCACATCGGCGAGAAAACTTATTAGCTTAACTTAACACGTATGCCCAGTAGGGTTGAAGGATACAAAAGAGCATTAATGCAGTATAACATAAAACTTGACCCTTCTCTAATAAAGCACTGTGAAGGTTATAACATGGAAGACGGGTACGCCGTAGCTAAAGACTTTATAGAGATGAAAGAAAGACCCACAGCAATATTTATGCGCAATGATTTTCTGGCACTTGGAGCTATAAAAGCCATTAATGAAGCAGAGCTCAAGATTCCACATGATATAGCTATTGTCGGGACTGACAATATTGAAATGAGTAGATATTGTAATCCTCCTCTAACTACTATAGGATATTCTAGGGAGAAAGAAGCTAGA is from bacterium and encodes:
- a CDS encoding substrate-binding domain-containing protein, which produces MQYNIKLDPSLIKHCEGYNMEDGYAVAKDFIEMKERPTAIFMRNDFLALGAIKAINEAELKIPHDIAIVGTDNIEMSRYCNPPLTTIGYSREKEARYLVEKLIERIQKKKTRYAQIVLEPSLIVRESTRRVK